Proteins encoded in a region of the Lepeophtheirus salmonis chromosome 6, UVic_Lsal_1.4, whole genome shotgun sequence genome:
- the LOC121120398 gene encoding uncharacterized protein, which produces MYLKLGILLVVCACAIAQKNDIILKAASSRTNCGCQCNNYIFKDKYGRTQGNCNTADKSGAKWCYVSRGNTCNDVTYSSRKDERGQPRRISNEACATPVCNGRFTGGGQGGSFGGSSGGSGSFGGGHGGSGTFGGSNGGSGSFGGGYGGSGSSGGSGSFGGGHGGSGSFGGSGSLGGSGSFGGGHGGSGSSGGSGSFGGGHGGSGSFGGSGSFGGGHGGSGSSGESGSFGGGHGGSGSFGGSGSFGGGHGGSGSSGESGSFGGGHGGSGSFGGSGSFGGGHGGSGSGESGLFGGSGSSQGGHGGYGK; this is translated from the exons atgtacttaaaattaGGAATCCTCCTTGTTGTTTGTGCTTGTGCAATAGCACAGAAGAATGATATTATACTCAAGGCAGCTTCATCACGAACCAATTGTGGATGTCAATGTAATAACTACATATTCAAAGATAAATATGGGAGGACACAAGGAAACTGCAACAC AGCTGACAAATCGGGAGCCAAATGGTGTTACGTCTCTCGTGGAAATACTTGTAATGACGTGACTTACTCTAGCAGAAAGGACGAAAGAGGACAACCCAGAAGGATATCAAATGAAGCTTGTGCCACACCAGTTTGTAATGGTCGTTTTACTGGTGGAGGTCAAGGGGGATCCTTTGGAGGAAGCAGTGGTGGTAGTGGTTCATTTGGAGGAGGCCACGGTGGAAGTGGCACTTTCGGAGGAAGCAATGGCGGAAGTGGCTCCTTTGGAGGAGGCTATGGTGGAAGTGGATCCTCCGGAGGTAGTGGTTCATTTGGAGGAGGCCACGGTGGAAGCGGCTCTTTCGGAGGAAGTGGTTCATTAGGAGGAAGTGGCTCCTTCGGAGGAGGCCATGGTGGAAGTGGATCCTCTGGAGGTAGTGGTTCTTTTGGAGGAGGCCATGGTGGAAGCGGCTCTTTCGGAGGAAGTGGTTCATTTGGAGGAGGCCATGGTGGAAGTGGATCCTCTGGTGAGAGTGGTTCTTTTGGAGGAGGTCATGGTGGAAGTGGATCTTTTGGAGGTAGTGGCTCATTTGGAGGAGGCCATGGTGGAAGTGGATCCTCTGGTGAGAGTGGTTCTTTTGGAGGAGGCCATGGTGGAAGTGGATCTTTTGGAGGTAGTGGTTCTTTTGGAGGAGGTCACGGTGGAAGTGGCTCTGGAGAAAGTGGCCTCTTTGGAGGAAGTGGCTCTTCCCAAGGTGGGCATGGAGGCTATGGCAAATGA